Within the Erigeron canadensis isolate Cc75 chromosome 6, C_canadensis_v1, whole genome shotgun sequence genome, the region ATGTTTTGGATTTCGAAATAGATGGATGTTTGTTGTTACCGGCGACGATTGGTTTTTTTAGCCTGAAAACCTCTATGATAAAGACATAAAATTAAGTGATCATTGTAGTTAAGGagcaaaaattaaagaaaattaaagtTTGTGCATTACAGTAgctaaaaattgaaaagaatgTGGTAGAAAActataattaaaaagtcaaagtaaggataaaaatcaaataagatAAAACTTGtggcaaaataaaaattaaaaagttatggGTTGaagtaaaaaagtttttaaaaaaattagtgtaGTTAATCAaacttaaattgttatatataataatggtAGTAGTTTTGTGTTAACCCTTTATGATGTAGTCCTAACATACAAAGTTTAAAATCAGGTTATTGTCTTTAGCCTATTTTATCCTAATTGACAATTAAGGATAAGGGTGGACGGAGGGCCTTACCACCCCTCCCTTCCCCTCCCCGATTTTGCTTATCTTCTCCGTTCGCTGCCTAATGTTACGAATGCCTCACCACCCCTCCTCTCCCCTCCCTTCCCCACCCTtttcaatttaataaagaaataaataaagcaaaaaaaaggaagaaaagacaaaaaaaaaaaaagaagcaaataaAGACAAAATAAGATAGGCAGCCAAAGCGGCACCGTGGTCAGTTGGTCACCAATTCGCCCCCACCCTaccggtaccggggggtcggCGTGGTGTTCAAACTAGTACCGGATAGGTACCGGTCTCTTCTCAGGGCGCTCCATCTACCTTAAGTGAAAGATGGTTGAGTTTTATGTTTCTCTCTTTTTGAAAAGGTAAGATATAACATGACTAAAAGTTAAGCAAACAAGCATCTATAGACTAAACCATTCAAATAAGTTTGACCATTTGACTTTGAACTTCATAGATTCTTATGTGACCTCTGACCATGAATTGTCCCACTACTTGATACCTTCTTGTCTTGTGAttgtgattttgattttgatttacgACAGAAGAATCCACAtgttcatgtatatatatccgtttttctttctttagtattttatgtaattttcaaattcTACTATATACCAATGGGGTCACAAGACCACAATTCTACCATTGCATAGTACGGAGTAATCCATTAACATTGTTTCTGATTTCCAATAAATATATGCACTTATTCGTTTGccaattaatattttattttaactaatgtcgatatctaaaaatatatgaaaagatGGCATTTACTATATATTATAGTTGACTTGAGTTTAGGggaaaaaatatgattatgtaaTTAACAATTAGAAGTAAAGAATATTTACTTTAAAGAAGTATATAGGCGAATAGAACATTAGATCAAGCtggataaaagttaaaataacaTACTTTTTGTTTTATCATTGATTTATGTCACATACTTTTGGAGTTATGTACTCATTTGTAAAGAAAAATAAcgaaataacaataatgattttATGAAATTTGTTTCTTCATTGTGGCAAGGAATTACAAAGATATAACAATAATGAAATTCATAAAATTTCTTACTTTACCTTCAAAATAATCAATCTAGAGTACAAGTGAAGATACAATTTTAATATATCGTTCAAAATAGCGGTAAAGATATAATTTTAATGTATGCcaaaatatctatatttttatactttatacagtactatttattaaaaagaatacttcatgttaaaagttacatgagaaaaaatgtttaaaacgtCTCTAAATTACCCTCTAAATTACATTATTAAcccttaattttttaaaatattttcattaactttttaaatcaattgctgttatattaattatctacaccactcgacgccgtctccaccaccaacagtcgccatGAGTACCGTCGCATTGTTCGGGTATCGTGCTAGTATACTgtatatcttttgtttttgggagatttacatatatatcttatttttaagacataattacatatctATCCAAATCATGCTTTAAAAGCAttgtatttatgcattaaaaacttgcactttagataaatatgtaaatatgtcTCTTAAGtaggatatatatgtaaattttcttttatttgtttttttagtattattttttgtcttttgccattataataaatataaccaTATCACTTAGACTAAACGGAGTGGGGCGTGTCTCCCCCACTGCCCAATTCTCGCTCGAAACACCACCTTTGCTCTCTGATTGCGCCCCTTCCCCCCTCCGGACGGAATTTTTTTTCCGCCCAAAACCTTCTCCCCCACCCCTTCAACGCCCCTTTCTCCCCCCCTTTACACCACTCCTCCTTTTCCTATCAAAATATTCTTGCCACATGGCAGATATCCCCCTCCATCTTCCCCCACTCCTTTTAGCCTTAGATTGACAAGAGTGGAGTGactctccccccccccccccctaatcGCCTATCTATCGCCGGCCACACCGTCCCTCATGGGTGATCCACCCAAAAATCACAAGCCGACGATCGATTTTCATCGCCTAAAACACATATGACCGAAGCcactttttcaattttcaatgcTTATTTTATTctcactttatttattttagttgttttgattttcttttcttttttttattgaatctATAGTTTGAGTAgtctgttttttgttttttgttttttgttgcaGGTGGAGATGTTTTTTGTTGCAGGTGGAGATCAATATTGTTGAAGATGAAGTCAATGGGTTtagataatattatatataaatcaatttttatttataatatattagttttttagCCCCTTTATTATTAAACTTCCAATGCAGTTTTTTGACAATGAAAATAAAGTTAAAGCACTACCGATTATAATGGTTAAAGATATAGCAAACATCCAAATTAATAGATAAACAATATTCAgtgtaaaaagttttatttttttaaaaaaaaatggaggaAGTCCCCCTACCTTGCAAGTAGCCTCACTCCCTCTTTTTCTAACAATTTCTCCGTGGTGACACGGCGCTACATGACGCAAGTCCTCTCCAAGAAGAGTAGCCCCACTTCTTTTAGCCTTATGTATGTATTGATTTGTGTGGCGAACTACAGGCtactagaaaataaaaagtatgcATATAGTCGGATCATTCCGCTTTGAAGGAAGAATGAGATGTTTGAGCTCTATATACTAGTCAATTAGATATTACTGTGGTGTCttgaatgctaactactaactactactcgatgtttttttgtttttttgtttttaaaaagcaGCTTGAAATTGTTGATACTCGTTTCTAGATTCATACTCCGTATATTGTTGCatgataacttttaaaattacatatttacattacAATAGCAATCATCTAAAACAAACAGATACATTGAAGAGCacaacttttctttttcttatgcTTTCTGATATATGAGTTTGTTCTAATGAATGGAATGTTTTTCATTGGTAAAGCAAATATAGTCGAGACTCTTTCAACCGTGGGACACTCTTTTTTCTTCCTCATCAGATTAAAATCTTATTATTTCTTCACAAGTAAAAAACCAAATCCTTTTTCTTGTGTTGATTAAAATCGGTATCCTTAAATGATTGTACACCCCACCATGATTACTGATTAATTAGTTTCTGATTACTCCCCTAAACGCAATGGAACGCGTTTAAACTTTGAACCCAAAACATCCAAAAGTTTTTCAGCTCATATGTTTTACGGGTCGAAGTGGGTACCACATATTTAATGTGATTATCAAGCAAAAGATAATTAGTCGAATAAATtcatcaacttgtttttcaacagaataTGTTATCGTGGCAAACTACAACTTGTCACCCATATTTCTTTAATAGTATATACTTTGTCTTAAATTGATTCTAAAAAGCTATAACTGATACAACctagctattttttttttaaaaattattttctatttcatcttctgttactttttttttgaacggcaaaatCATCTTCTGTTACTTATATACAGTAAACTAGATTAAATCCGTATGTACGGGGCTAACgacaaatgtaaataaaaagtaattgatggttttattattatttatagtttatgataatataaaaagggaaatgctaaatacagccctaagggttgtattttaacgtgcataaaaaaacttgtatcttctatattaaaaattcaccccctgattttcatggtaaatatacaaacaatttatacaccttaaatacagccctaatggttgtatttagcaaacctcatataaaaattattagatTGCGACtctaaataataagataaatgtTACTTATGTTAAAGCATGACTACTTTAATTAggtttataaaaagaaatttctccctatataactaaaagattgATAGTTTGCACATGTTAAAACCGTTAACAAATTTTATGGTACGAAAATCTATAGTCTGAATCAAATCTTAATTTAATGTTGATATCTATCACCTATTTATTTGACATTTAGTTATTGCTTAATATTCATTCAACATTATTTTAAGAGAAAAGGTATTAATattaagtattaaattaaatttaaaataagcaaAAATTATAACAATACACAATAAAACtgataaaaaaatgtatataaaagtcattgatacatatacttgtaaatatatgtaaattcTATTTAgttgtaaataaattaatataaaccattaaaaaaagCCGGTCAACAATTGTTTTGGTACAAAAAGATATACTCTAATTCGAATAATCTTAATTTAATCATGAGATATGTATCACCTATTTATATGACATTTAGTTATAGTTATTACCTAATATACGCTCAACATTATTTTAGGGGAAAAGAATGTTAAtactaaatattaaatttaatttaaaatatcaaaagtaaGCAAAAATTATAAGAGTTTGATAAATAAGCAAAAATCCTAATTGTCATCCAAAAAACAGCGTCACATAAgctattttatttcttttagttatatagagagatacgAAATACTTACTTTGAGCTTTTTGATATTAATTCCgagtataattataattataattaaattataattataatataatagggTACTATGGAATAGTTAGAGTGTcgaattgaaatatttttttagtaaaaccACATAGTAGTTAAATATCATATCCATTTTATTCTTATGTATCTCTAAAATGAATAAAACACAAAGTACCAAAAGATTCTCATTTAAGTTTCCCATTACCATGTAAATATTATtctgtttatttatttaatttgtgaGGTGAGGGTTCAACAAGaccaaaagaagaaaaactcTAAAAAGGTTTATTTTAAGTCATGCAATTAATTATCTTTTGGAGTGAATATTCATCGACACATGATCCGACTAGTAGAGATCTTCCTGTCGTTCTTATTTCAACGGTTACATTAATATTCCCAAAGAGTATCAGCCATCAAGAGCACAATGGTTAGTAATTAAACATCATGTTTAAGAGAACGTACGTACGACTGTATAATACATTTAATTGGTGGATGCAATTCAcgaaatatttacacttttatagtGTTTGGATAATCCTAACTATGATCATGGGATATGATGCtgaaataaaatgtaaaaagatGTCTGTctcaaaattgtcatttttgttttagatttttataaaagcTCTTCATAACTAAGTACCTAAGCAAGAAATCGCATTAGTAAACATACTTTTAGGTTATTGTTTTCTTTAGGTAACTTATTTTCAAGTTCAATGGAATAGAATTCCTATGTTCTTTTTGATCTCTACCTGTCTTATAGGTGTTCCCTCATAATCGTTTAATTAATCATCATTCATTCAAAATTGTGTGTAAACGCTTGTCCAATAAATACTGATAACGACAAACAGATGTAAAAAGGTATCACAAACAAAGAATATAGACAAAAtctagaaagagaaaaaaatctTGGCAATGTTTGGGTGAAATAGGATCTACAAAAGCATAccatttatttacaaaagaagagaaaaataCCTAGGTCCCAATTGAGGATATATACCTATTCCAAAACGCATTTTTGCTTCTTTCCCATCCATCTATTACAAATATTAATTCAACTAGAACAAGTGACTAGACTGATTAAGTTCAAAAGATTGAATCTTATATTGTTTATACCAAACAGCtataaaatttaacttttttttttctttctattttcgAAAGATAAAACCGTATACATTTTACATTTCACTAATATATCTCTTATCCCATATGCCTTGTGCATTGATGAGATTGGATATCGTTGTTGATATTGTCataatacatttatatcaaGACATTCAAAACTCTCTAGGATCAAGGAAGAAGGATAGATCTGGTTGCGACTTTCTCCAATCCCCAACAAACCCGTCACTATAGTCTTCGTCGAGTCTCTTGATGCACCATAAATCTGCGAATGAGAGCACCTTCCAATGTGGAATCGCGGACATGAGTGGATCCTCACTGGACACTTCGGTTGCTACCACGCCGCACTTGCCCTTTTTGGCTAGGTTGTGAGCGTGACCAAACAAGGCCTTAGCGAACTTTAGGTATGACGGTCCTTCCCCACCGAGCCCATATAATAAATGTAGCCCAAACGGGCTAAAAATCTTGGGTAATGAAGGCAAGTTCAAGAAAGGCAAGACCCTATCCACGACCCGAGTAGTTTTAACAACCCCTTTTTTAAACCATGACGCACCCTTAACTTCCATCTTAAACACATCATTTGAATTCCAAACACTCATGATGGCCCATGATTCGGGCGGGTCAGAAAGGAAATACTCTGCCCCGGCCCATGACATTGAATGCGGGCAATCTTTTGGTAATGCTAGAAATGTCCCCAAATTGAGATTGTTTTTTAGTACCGAGTCAATGTCACGAGGAAAGAACTCGGTGGTGGAGAATCTACGCCGATAGATGGTCTCGGCATCAGACAATGAAAGTTTAATGATTGAGACTTGTCGGTTGATACGAATTTGGTGTGCAAATACAGGGTGGACCAAGACCGATGGGTTACGAAACTTAGAGTATCCACATTTTCCTGTAAAGAGATTAACCGAAGGCTTGTTGGCAGCGTCAGTTGCGATATAAGAATATTCAGCTCTGTTCTCTCTAAACCAATCTTCCATTCTACAAACGAGGCTTAATCCGATTTTCATCCTCCTATAAAAATTTCGCACAAGTGTTCATAATTGAGGTTATTAGAAAAAATGGTTTAGTACATTCtacaaagaaattaaaacaaGTGAGAACGAAGTATTCATAAGTTTAATTTACCTATGAGAAGGCGCGACGCGAAGGCCTAAGATGTAAGCGAGTTTAGTAAAAACAGGACCGGCTTCCATGGTTTTTCTACATAGTTTTCTACCACATGTTACGGTTTTAATGCAACCTCGTATCATCCCGACAACCTCTCTAGTCTCGACCTCGTCGACTGTCGCCACCATCTCTGCTACCTgtgaatttatttaaaaaacaaataaaaaccaTAAACGTGTCGGTACCAAAAGTGTCCATGTAAAAAATTATACAACCAACGAGGTCAAGGGTTCAAGTCTCGTTAAAGACAAAATGTGCATGTgtgtttatccttttttttttttttctcaaaaaaagtATGACATTTGTTAAGATATCAAAATATGTCATACCAGCATGAGATATGCAGGGGAGTTGCGAACTCGACATATAGGGTCACCTAAAAGATCAGCATGGAGCGAGTATTCGCCGCTTGGCCCGACTTCACAGCTTCTTTCTACTTGTTCGACTCTTTGGGTGTCTGTTTTCGGGTTGTACTCTCTAATAATGACTACAATCGTATCGTCACTAACCATGGTGTGTTCGTTTAATATTTCCAAGTTCAATTTAGTGACAAAATTTTGAGAAAGAATTTAGTGGGAAAACGAGAGGGTGATGATTGGTGACTGGTGAGTTTATTGTTCAATCATGGATGCCTTTATATACATGATTTTGTGGCTATCCTTTTCAAGTACCTTTATAAATTCTTTAacagtttatatataaaaaaaaaagtgtaagtttgaaaattataaaatgaatataatgatgaaattattattaGCATCCACCTCAAAGACTATTTTTAATTGGATTGAATAGAACAACAAATCTAATAAAGCAAATTTGTGATCCAAAATTCCATATTATAGCTATAATTTTCTATCCTTCTTTTGAAACGTGTATATGTGCGAATGAAAAATCTTAATGTTTACGAATATGCTTTTGCACTTCAAATACAGTGTATCTTTGTAAACATAATAGATGAGTATTTTAATTTGTACCGATTACAATGTATaatagtaagtaagtaagtaacgcCAATGACGTCttttacgggttttgggtcccaatacctcgacggtatatgggggaggttaagatgtagacagtcttacccctaccacgacggtgtagagagactgcttccaagttctatctaaagatagaaaatGACCCCCGGCCTTGTAAGGGATGAGGATTCGACGgtatatgggggaggttaagatgtagacagtcttacccctatcACGATGGTGTAGAGAGACTGTTTCCAAGTTCAATCTTAAGATAGAAAAGAACCCCCAACCTTGTAAGGAATGAGGATAGAACCCATGACATCTGACTCCAGAAACAAGGGTattaaccacttgatctaacCTTGCTACTTAACCACTGATTACAATGTGTAATACTCTTACTAAATGTTGTGTTTAGTTTAACCTTTAAAGCGAAGTTCGGAAAAACTTAACAGATGGATGGGAATAGCGACCGATATATTGTACAGTTTATTATTGTCTAATCCGACTTATTTAGTTAGTTTGTAGTCTAACAATAACATCATAATAAGTCAAGAATGTCTAACTCATCAACGAAAGTTGAAAGGTTGTCattagtttat harbors:
- the LOC122605880 gene encoding probable N-acetyltransferase HLS1, with the translated sequence MVSDDTIVVIIREYNPKTDTQRVEQVERSCEVGPSGEYSLHADLLGDPICRVRNSPAYLMLVAEMVATVDEVETREVVGMIRGCIKTVTCGRKLCRKTMEAGPVFTKLAYILGLRVAPSHRRMKIGLSLVCRMEDWFRENRAEYSYIATDAANKPSVNLFTGKCGYSKFRNPSVLVHPVFAHQIRINRQVSIIKLSLSDAETIYRRRFSTTEFFPRDIDSVLKNNLNLGTFLALPKDCPHSMSWAGAEYFLSDPPESWAIMSVWNSNDVFKMEVKGASWFKKGVVKTTRVVDRVLPFLNLPSLPKIFSPFGLHLLYGLGGEGPSYLKFAKALFGHAHNLAKKGKCGVVATEVSSEDPLMSAIPHWKVLSFADLWCIKRLDEDYSDGFVGDWRKSQPDLSFFLDPREF